A genomic segment from Deinococcus roseus encodes:
- a CDS encoding DUF305 domain-containing protein encodes MKHLIVTSMLFSVGFTQDTHMRMQNMNCMQMMQTPNMQMMNLTDKDHTQAFLIMMVAHHQGAIDTAEMEVKMGKDPTVKTWARQIIAAQQKEIVLRDSPKTV; translated from the coding sequence ATGAAACACCTGATCGTGACCTCCATGTTGTTTTCTGTCGGATTCACCCAGGACACCCACATGAGGATGCAGAACATGAATTGCATGCAGATGATGCAGACACCCAACATGCAGATGATGAACCTCACTGACAAGGACCACACCCAGGCGTTCCTCATCATGATGGTCGCCCATCATCAGGGGGCAATTGACACGGCTGAAATGGAAGTCAAAATGGGCAAAGACCCCACAGTGAAAACCTGGGCCAGACAGATCATTGCTGCCCAGCAGAAAGAAATTGTCCTGAGAGACAGTCCGAAAACCGTCTGA
- a CDS encoding transposase: MLSVTRKPYPSDLTDREWALLEPLIPSTKPGGRSASIPRREIVNALLYVLCQGTSWRALPHDFPHWKTVYESFRLWKKTGVWEKASQKLVRTYRSLDGRNENPTAAWTGGQNQSCEGGCSGI, translated from the coding sequence ATGCTGTCTGTAACGAGAAAGCCTTACCCCAGTGACCTCACCGACCGTGAATGGGCACTGCTCGAACCCCTCATTCCCTCCACCAAACCCGGTGGTCGGTCTGCAAGCATTCCCAGACGAGAAATCGTCAACGCTCTGCTCTACGTGCTCTGTCAGGGCACTTCCTGGCGGGCCTTACCCCACGACTTTCCCCACTGGAAAACCGTCTATGAATCCTTCCGACTCTGGAAGAAAACCGGCGTGTGGGAAAAGGCCAGCCAGAAACTGGTCAGGACGTATCGCAGCCTGGACGGACGAAATGAAAATCCCACTGCAGCCTGGACTGGTGGTCAGAACCAGAGTTGCGAAGGAGGGTGCAGCGGAATTTGA
- a CDS encoding Tn3 family transposase, with translation MVRTRVAKEGAAEFEQGELLHELRRAAYLHGRGEVRDRSLRAQSKRASGLNVLTTMIAVWNTVYLQEAIKQLRLEGEIIPDELIERLSPLNFEHIIFSGDYV, from the coding sequence GTGGTCAGAACCAGAGTTGCGAAGGAGGGTGCAGCGGAATTTGAACAGGGGGAACTGCTGCATGAACTGCGTCGTGCGGCCTACTTGCATGGCCGGGGGGAGGTGCGGGATCGGTCATTGCGGGCGCAGAGCAAACGGGCGAGTGGGCTGAATGTGCTGACCACCATGATCGCGGTGTGGAACACCGTGTACCTGCAGGAAGCCATCAAGCAACTCCGTCTGGAAGGAGAAATCATCCCGGATGAGCTGATTGAGCGGCTTTCGCCCCTGAATTTTGAGCACATCATTTTTTCTGGGGATTACGTGTGA
- a CDS encoding MFS transporter, with translation MTTLVVGPFYLSAGLSLDARRVGLVMSCGPLVSALMGLPAGRLVDRFGPLSMVLLGLSGMLTGSVLLCSSGFAGIAGYVFPLVVLTAGYALLQAANNTAHMTAVNPAQRCPFRFAGIVPQPWPDHGCIADGRGVCGGGCTAQAGQPCSRSHHRHAGHFWVGCLSVGCGPCSGCFWSEGRQKVFQNAGFPQSEVCLFPSELLLEVPRGHLAAPDGTRVLSFRMDFCLHWAIWTRQIVSRPDCHLNSRSDIMDE, from the coding sequence ATGACCACCCTGGTGGTGGGTCCCTTTTACCTTTCTGCAGGATTGTCGCTGGATGCCCGTCGGGTCGGACTGGTGATGTCCTGCGGCCCTCTGGTTTCTGCACTGATGGGCCTTCCAGCAGGCCGTCTGGTGGACCGCTTTGGACCCCTGTCGATGGTTTTGCTGGGACTCAGTGGGATGCTGACGGGATCCGTGCTGTTGTGCAGCTCTGGGTTTGCTGGCATCGCTGGTTATGTTTTTCCGCTGGTGGTCCTCACGGCTGGATACGCCCTGTTGCAGGCCGCCAACAACACCGCCCACATGACTGCTGTGAACCCAGCACAGCGGTGTCCTTTCCGGTTTGCTGGGATTGTCCCGCAGCCTTGGCCTGATCACGGGTGCATCGCTGATGGGAGGGGTGTATGTGGTGGGGGCTGCACTGCACAGGCTGGCCAGCCCTGCAGCAGGAGCCACCACAGGCATGCAGGTCACTTCTGGGTTGGCTGCCTGTCTGTTGGGTGTGGCCCTTGCTCTGGCTGTTTTTGGTCAGAGGGGAGACAAAAGGTTTTTCAGAACGCAGGATTCCCCCAGTCAGAAGTCTGCCTGTTCCCGTCTGAACTGCTCCTGGAGGTGCCGAGAGGGCACCTCGCTGCTCCAGATGGAACTCGGGTTTTATCGTTTCGAATGGACTTTTGCCTTCACTGGGCGATCTGGACCCGCCAGATTGTGTCCAGACCAGATTGTCATCTGAACAGCCGTTCAGATATCATGGATGAATGA